The Arachis duranensis cultivar V14167 chromosome 2, aradu.V14167.gnm2.J7QH, whole genome shotgun sequence genome has a window encoding:
- the LOC107474491 gene encoding probable mediator of RNA polymerase II transcription subunit 26b has protein sequence MNSAASQDHWRSYFRKANSDIFSIIDNAITVAASDCPKEFRLRRDAIAELLFSCRLARCRGCDRVELAVDGGSGKDDCGGGGGGGRKSGESEVETGGSKESKVNSSRDDRGEVNVQIVSNYSYGEAEALTDEIEEQSLYADEVFRIRQVLLNSQEESDSVIFESLRRLQLMELTVDLLKATEIGKAVTPLRKHGSRDIRQLARTLIDGWKVMVDEWVKATTPITGSEGTPDSVKPSTVDEEEGLPSPSMDEGAFFATQAGSMELSQFFDGMDDYGNPQQSGEFIKNRESGRRASLDNQHIVEMKIQASANDTNTDIKGQQAMKHESTVKLTKLVNTDSGPGRPPKTTMQIKGTVKQKMPQKIETSVIPKQPQASNQDKSKPSDDSSLKVKLEAAKRKLQERYQQAENAKRQRTVQVMELHDLPKQAVAHRNPHVKPGMHKRKLNNGRR, from the exons ATGAACTCAGCGGCGTCACAGGATCACTGGAGGAGTTACTTCAGGAAAGCGAATTCCGACATATTCAGCATCATTGACAACGCCATCACGGTGGCCGCTTCCGATTGCCCCAAGGAATTCAGGCTTCGCCGTGACGCCATTGCCGAGCTCCTCTTCTCCTGTAGGCTCGCGCGGTGCCGTGGATGTGACCGAGTGGAGCTCGCCGTCGATGGAGGCAGCGGCAAAGATGATTGTGGTGGTGGCGGCGGCGGCGGCCGCAAGAGCGGTGAGTCCGAGGTCGAGACGGGTGGGAGTAAAGAGAGCAAAGTCAACAGCAGCAGAGATGATAGGGGAGAGGTGAATGTTCAGATCGTGAGCAATTACAGCTATGGGGAAGCAGAAGCCTTGACGGATGAGATTGAAGAACAGTCTCTGTATGCTGATGAGGTCTTCAGGATCAGACAGGTTTTGCTTAATTCTCAAGAAGAG TCTGATTCAGTAATATTCGAGTCGTTGCGGAGGCTTCAGCTGATGGAGCTCACTGTGGATCTTCTGAAG GCCACTGAGATTGGTAAGGCTGTCACTCCTCTTCGAAAGCACGGCTCGAGGGATATTCGCCAACTTGCACGGACACTTATTGA TGGCTGGAAAGTTATGGTGGATGAGTGGGTCAAGGCTACCACACCTATCACAG GTTCAGAAGGTACCCCAGATTCAGTAAAGCCGTCTACAGTTGATGAGGAAGAAGGGCTTCCATCACCTTCCATGGATGAAGGGGCTTTCTTTGCCACTCAAGCTGGTTCAATGGAACTCTCCCAG TTCTTTGATGGCATGGATGATTATGGAA ATCCTCAACAGAGTGGGGAATTCATCAAGAACCGTGAAAGTGGCAGAAGGGCATCGCTGGATAATCAACATATTGTAGAGATGAAAATTCAGGCTTCAGCCAATGACACAAACACGGACATTAAGGGTCAGCAAGCCATGAAACATGAGAGTACTGTGAAGCTAACTAAGCTGGTAAACACTGACTCTGGCCCTGGCAGGCCGCCAAAAACTACCATGCAGATAAAAGGGACTGTGAAACAGAAGATGCCTCAAAAGATAGAGACAAGTGTCATCCCAAAGCAGCCTCAGGCTAGTAATCAGGAT AAATCCAAGCCTTCGGATGATTCTTCATTGAAAGTGAAGCTAGAAGCCGCTAAGAGAAAACTTCAGGAGCGGTATCAACAAGCTGAAAATG CTAAGAGGCAGCGAACGGTACAGGTTATGGAGTTGCACGACCTGCCCAAGCAAGCGGTTGCACACCGGAATCCACATGTGAAGCCTGGAATGCATAAGAGGAAATTGAATAACGGACGAAGATAG